CTGCTCATGCAAGAAACGTCGACAAGCAATGTGATGTAAGCAATTTGCATAAATAGTAACTATCGTTCGGATCAGAACATTAAAGTTAGGTTTGGTTTAATGTGTAAGCAAAAACTGTTAATTGCGTTGACTCTAGGGTATATGGCGATTTTTCCTAGAATAGTAATTAAGTTGCTTAATTTCAAACCTTTCGAAAATGTGTCAAACACTCAGCCGAGGTTTTTCTGTTTCAGGTTCTTGTAAGAAGCATCATTGATCAAGACCTGTTGAGACCGGTAGAGGAGTCAAATTTGAGCTGGtccgacgaggaagaagatgagaaggTTGATAACATGGTATCTCTTATCAACACTAACTTTAAGTTCACCGAGTCCATGTTTGTTGGTGGGGTCACTAAGTTAGATGTAGTTCGCATGAGCCAGTCTGGAAATTTTACATCAAAGgcgaggagttcgaagaaacaGCTTGCCCTTAGCCCTTTAAACGACCCAGGTTACATAGCTTCCCTTGTCATCGAAAAAATAAAACCTGAGTTTCAAACAATGGACGGGAACATTTTGGAAGCTTGTAAGAGGGTAGATTCTATCGAGGGTTCTCTGGTGGGACTTGTTCACTCTGTTTTGGGGAAATTTAGAGAGGAAATGCTAGACTCAGTTAGATATTTGGTTACTGAGTTGACAAAAGCAGAAGCTGGTCCTCCACTGACGTTAGCACAGCAGGGGACGAATGCGACACCTGTGAGAGATGCAAATGATGTAACTATCCGTAACATTCTTGGTAACATAAGTGCGTACTCCACTCCCCCAGATTCACCACGTTTAAGCCAGGTACATTATATCCTACGACATTGTAATTTGTTACAAACAGCGTCTGGTAGCTTGATCAATATGGGAGgtttcttttgctttttttaTCCGATCCTAGGCCGAGAATTTGACTCCCACATACAACAAAGACGGTTTATATGGTGAAGCTGCGGGGGATAACGTAAACGACAGTTTTGCACTCTCGGCCCATAGCCACAATCATCGTACGCCAGTAGACATCAATCAACCATTGGTCTGAATATCTAACCCTCCTTTTCCCTATTATATTTTTGTCCATCATGGTTATCTGCAGTTCCAATTAAATTTGCTGTTACTTTTTGTTTCTGTCAAAAGGAAGTTGCGGCCACGGTACATGGACCCTTCGTTGATATGCCATCTTTCTCTCTAGGTCTAACGCAGGAAGGGGCTCTACATTGGAATCATGGTATTTCTATGCCAGAGATTGTGACTGCCGTTATAGAACCTACAGTTAACGTTGTAAACAACATCGAAGATCCACAGCAGTGTCGAAAAAGCAAGAGACAAAAGTGCGTACCACAAGCTCTTGTTCAGGATTATCAATGTGGTCCTGAAATTGTTTCACGTGTGCAGCAATCTCAGAAGTCCATATTTGCATATCATGACAGAAATGAGATTGATCAAAAATATGCAAGTCTTTTGCAACAAGCAGACCGACATTAGTAAGTAATTCCATCCATTAGTtatcttttttcaaaaaattgatGTTATGAGGGAAAAGAAACATTGTCATTAGTTGTTGGTGTTTTCTTCAAACAGTCTTATCAGGGTTGGCGGAGTTTCGGTCTCTGCCAAAGATGTTCTAGTACTTGCAGAGCGGTCGAGGTTTCTTACGTCGAAGGTTGCCCCTGTTTATTTCCCGACAAATTATGAACTGAGTATCCGTTGTTAAAGTGTTAAAGCGtcttaaatgaatttttttacaTTTGTCTCCAGGTTGTGGACGTTCTAATACAACTGGTTCAGTTGATTATTCGTCAGCATTATCCTGTAAAGACTCTTGAAAGGACTGTCTTTCTTGACAGTAAATACGTCTCTGGAATTAGTAGGACCTTTCCCAAGTTTTATAAGAGCAGGAAAAAGCAGTCCTTCATTTTTCCCAAAGGAGTAGTTCAAGCTTTTTTGGATAGGGATGAGGCAAACGTGCAGGCTACCCGGTATTACTTTCCGTTATATGTTGGAAAGAAACATTGGGTAGGTATATGCGTGGATCACAACTGTGGTAAAATTACAGTTCTAGATTGCAATACTTCCTTGTTCACTGATGAAATGATTGAGAAACATTTACATCCACACTTGCTTATGTTACCATATATTGTGAGACTCTCAAGGGAAGCTGTGGGAAGTGCTGAACCAAAGCGTTTTGCTGTTGAGCGACCAAAAAATCTGAGTCAAATCCAAAATCCATGTGACGACGGACTGATGTCTGTTCTGCTAATGTCTAGCCATGCTGTTTACGGTATTGAAGCATGCAAGAATATCAGTACTGATAGTCTCGTGGAAGAAGGAAAGAGTGCTGCGGTTCTGGCTTTTGAATTTAAGGAGACTGTGTAGTTTATGTATAATAAGGTCGTGCTATGCTGTTTGGTTATCGCTTGTAATACTCGGATTCGGATCTTCCTCTTGTAAGTTATGATTGTACCTGATATTCTAGTACAGACTTTTTATCTACTTTTCTTTGCTGAATAATGTATATAAAGTGTCATATTTATGAGGACATTGCCATTGCAGGATATGAACGACAAGCCACACATGGTGTCATTGGAGAGTTGATGAGGTCAAGATATGTTGGAATTGGAGGTGCACCAAGGCCTAAAGAAATTATGCAAGTAATGCTAGGTGATCATGATGTTAATATCTCTTACTGGAAAGCCTGGCGATCAAGAGAGGTTGCACTCGATTATGCCCAAGGATCTTCATGTGCATCTTATAAGATGTTGCCGGACTACCTTGAGAGACTAGTTCTTGCAAACCTGGGAACCCTTACTGAAATGGAAACCGGATACGAAGCTGGAGTTGGTCACAGATTCAAGTACATGTTTTTGGCTCTAGCGGCTTCTGTACGTGGGTTCAAGCAGATGCACAGTGTCATTATAATCGATGGAACACATCTGCGAGGTAAATACTGTGGTTGCTTACTCACCGCTTCCGCCCAGGATGGTAACTATCAGGTGTTTCCACTAGCAATCGGTGTTGTCGATAGTGAAAACGACAAAGCATGGGAGTGGTTTTTCAAAATGTTATTGCAATTCATCCCAAACACCGAGGACGTTGTATTTGTTTCCGATCGGCACTCCTCTATTTACTATGGGATATCGAAGGTGAGCCATTTATTTTGCTCCTTTAAAATCTAGCAAATGACGAATTAATATAGGAAGTGATTACAAAAACATTACATGTCTTTCATAGATAAAGTAAGATGGGAGATACATATTACTTACGTTAACAAAATAGTCTTTTTACACCTTATTTAAATAAGATTTAGCAATGTATTATACTGACTACTTCTTTTTGCTGTGAATGTCCAGGTATACCCAGGAGCTCAACATTGTGCATGCATTTTACATTTGAAGCGTAACGTACGTACTTATTTCAAGAACAAGCATCTATCTTTCCTTGTCGGCAAAGCAGCACGGGCATTTTGTCTTCCAGATTTCTATGGTGCGTTCAACGAAATTAAGCTGATGAATGCATCATGTGCAGAATATCTACAAGGTATTGGTTTCCAACATTGGGCGCATGTGCATTTTAGTGGAAATTGTTACGACATTATGACAAGCAACATTGCGGAAAGTTGGAACTCTGTTCTTCGTGAAGCAAGGGAGTATACTATACTGCCCTTAGTTGAGTTTATTAGATAAAAACTGATGAATTGGTTTTCAGAAAGGCGTAATGGTACCAACAATGGAAGCGGCAGTTTCACCCCACGTGTGCTTGAGATCATAGCTGGAAATTTTGAACAAAGCGGAGGCATGCTTGCAAGCAAGATTAATAATATCGAATATGAAGTGAGGACGAAAGAAGGAGAATCTTTCCACGTTAACCTTTCACTCAAAAGTTGCAGCTGTAATGTGTTTCAAACACTCATGATACCGTGTTCACATGCTATTTCGGCGGCAATTAAAAGCAAAATGAGGGTGGAAACACTGGTTTCAGGACTTTACAGTTTGGAGTGTCTTGCAACTGCTTACAAGGATGAAATCTTTTCAATAAGCAACACCATGAACGGAGAACATCAGGACAGTGGAGCAGTTGATATGGAAGTCCTCCGCCAGCGACCAAACGCCCACCAGGCCGACCGCGTAAAAGCAGGATATTATCAACCGGCGAAATAAGGGTATGAAGCCGTAACAAAATAAATGTTCCTCCCATTGACATTTTCTAATAACGTGAAATTTTTGCAGATGAAAGCCCCGAGGAAGAAACATGTCTGTAGCCGTTGTAAGGGAAGCGGACACAACCGAGCTACATGCAAAGTTGCCATATAAGAAGGTTATGAAGTTTAAACATGTTTGGCAAATCTCAGATGATGATGGTGTTTGAAAAGCAAGGCGGAATGCTGGAAAGCATGAATCTAACtatataaatgatgtaaaataTGTTGTAAGAATGGATGGAGGCAGGATTGTACTAAGCCCGAGTTTGTAATATAAATAAGAATGCCAAGCTGGTTATAAATTACAAAGCGTTTTTCAGGTTTTTTAACAAGGAAAATGTAGTTATAGGAGGGGGTAATATGACTTGCGTGAGTTAACTTGACGTTAACTcataaaataaccaaaacaaagtAAGTTAATCGAACATAAGTAGTAATAGTGATAACAGCTTAAGTGACAGAAGAAAGAGGGAGTAAAGTGCAGCAGATTGAAAAGAACAATATAGTAGTTAGGGTAACGTAGACAAATTTGggtacactaaaataaaatttcggTTTATTCAAACTttctgtttatatatatagaagcatGAACCAACCTATTACAATTTTCGGATATAGTTACACTATATCCGGTTATAACTATAAATTATGGTAATCTAATAACGTTATTTTCAACTAGGTTCTCTAACATTAATGGTTTATTAGGTAAAAATACCATAGTTTTTTAAAACAAGTTAAGACTTCACCCCCTTTCTTTAACGTAATTCTATATTCGAACTAGATTATTCATGTACAGAATAAAGTTCAATGTTTGATAAGGTTATCTTTAAATTTACCAACGCGATCATCTACGGAACAGGTGTGTTGTAATTGTGCTTTTCTGACTTCAAACTTGTCCAGAGTTTTCATCTTCGTAGCATAGACTCGCCACTGGCGTGTTCCACTTATGCATTCCATCACCATTCCTTCCGGTGAAGAGCGTGTGTTCCTGAACGTGAATTTCTTTCGCAAAGCATAAACTGTCATATGTTGTTTGAAGTGTCCCTTATTTTTAAACACCATTCCTTCGTATAGATCGTCCAGTGCAACTGTTTGGTTTCCTACAAAGTTTGTGTGTGTTTCGCAAATTAGTGGTGGTAAGGTACGAAAATATCAAACATATTTAAcattcatattttacattacaaAATGTGGCAGATATTAGACATTGCATCGTTCGTTGACGATTAAACCAAAATAGGGATCACCCACTACAGCTATTTTACAAAGCTTCAGACAACTTATTTATTTGTAGGATTTTAAAAGAAGGGATCAGGCCCAAACCCACCACTGTCCCCGTCGGCCTCAGAGTCCGAGTCCTCTATTTCAATGATAGCTTCGGTTGCAGTATCGTTATTCATTCCAATCCCAAGTGTGAGATCGAGACATGGATCGCCATAGTTACGTGTCGCAGTACGTGTTCCACCATCGCCCTGTTGGGTTAACGGTGCTGAACTACGGTTCTGTATTGGCACAGCATCCTCTCCTGCGTGCTCAATGAAAACTATACAGTtaacattaattatttatacaaatttagGAGATATTATAAACGTATTTAACTTTGCCTTACTACAACCTTGCTCCAGTGCTTGGGAGATGTTAATGACGCTTTCCCGCATTGGTATCAGTGGAGCTAACCCACGGTTATTGTTACCGTTGTTTAAACCGTCTGACGAACCGGTGTAAGATGCCTCATCATCATGAACAACTAGAACACTCGTTGGTGTTGTTGGTGCATTGACCCTGAGATTTGGACCAATGGGAAGGCCTAACGCACCGTTTGTTGGACGAGGGGCAGGCGTCACATTCACTTCATAGTTCTGCTGCGTTTCCGATATTCCATTTGCATCAAACTGTTCCTCTGTCACCTCTTCCTATAGGAGGTAATCTTGGGATTTGGTTAAGAGGTTAAACCTCCAGGGGAATTCCATGGCCTTGTACATTCCGAGGTGTTATATTGGGAAAAGCACGGTGGAGGTTATCAACATCCATCGGTTCACCATGTAAAACTGAAAGTCAAGAAGAAATAGCATCAGCAACATAAGCGTAATGTCTCATACGtgatccaattttttttaataaacagtGGCATAATAATAGTGTTGGTCAGAATACTTTTGAAGAATAGTTGATTCCTTTATCTTCAACATAACCATCAACGTTAAACAAGACAACATTTATTTGGCCGCATGTTTGATTTCTAAAGTTTTAATATCTCGCTAGACTTCACTTTCTAATCAGTTAGACATAtccaaatttaatattttccacTGTGTAAATGATCAATGTTGGTtgagtttttaagaaatacctTCTTCTGTTGGTGCATTGTTCCTTCCCTCGTCAATGTAGATGGTTTCACCATCCTGTATGGCGATCATATCATCAACAGTCAAACGTTGAAATGCAGCCCTTTCCTCAGGAGTTGGCGCATAAACCATATCTATCTCAAGAGCAACACGATAGACGATGAGTAGCTGAGGTTCATTGAACAACAACTCCAACATAGATTGCCTACAGACGATCGGCTGTCCTCCAACGAGGTCTGAAACATATATGTTTCCAACTCATGAAACTCATAAACATAAATTCTAAGTGTAGGTAAACATGCAACAAGTTCGAAAACTTGTtggtttaagaaaaattaatgccgtttgtttaaaaaatattccaaCCTCTTATTGCTTGGTGATGCTGTTCTTCAGTTATCCCCTCTCCTAGGAAACTTTGGTCACCAATTTTGAATGGGGTTCGACAAAGAAAGTGGTACTTAGCAACTAGCTCAGGTCCGCTAGTCACATACATCACCGGTTGTGTCATATACTCCCTCACTCAACATAACCTCGATATCTCTATCGGTAGACAAAGTAACCGGTGGTGTCTTTGGACCCTCAGGAAGGAGCATCCACTCGGGGAGCTGATATGTTAAGGCGACTGGAGTAAGAACCCCAAGATCGAGCCTTATACGAATCATCTCCACCAAGCCTTCAAATGAGTCGTGGGGGTGGATTAAAAGAGTATCTTGTTCAGCAGCTGGATTTTCATCAAACCTCCACTCCCCGGTAGGCGTCTTTTCCCAAACACCTTGAACAATCCGAACAAATGTTCCCATCTGAGGATTATAGAGAGGAAAGTGTtagtttgtttcatttttcgaaACTTTAAAAACGTTAAAGCTTTAAATTTCAGATATTCTGACAGTctgctttttaaaaaatatcaaacccTAGAAAGATAGAAGAAAAAGACCTTCAAACCTGTTTTCACAGAAACGTATCCGGAATCTCCCAGACAAAGCGGAAAAGGCTGTTTGCTTTTCTTAGTGCGTTGGTGAAGATGGCAGTCTCAATTTATAGCCAAATTGGGGATAGATACGTACGTCTATACATCAATACACCTTAACCCAAAGCCCATTAAATGCAGCCGGATACCTATACATTGCCATCACTATTCATGATTAGGGTGAGAAAATATCTCTGACACGCCTTcgaaatttgtaaaatatacattaaattattACTCTCCTTATCTTCTACCGGTTTGGTTTCCGGTTGCATGCaatttggttttattagaaccaacatatttttcttttatctcgAACGGTTTTTTCAACCCGGGAGTAGCATCGTTGTTGTATGATTTTTGTCcacaaaattaagatatagtTTTTCCAACCAAGTGGAGGAGCAAAACTGCACGTGCTATTATCTCGAAGCTTCCATTTACAACATAAATACTCCACAGTCTTTGCATATTTTCATAAACATCAAAGGACAATGGCGTCAACACAAACTTTATCGGCGTCTCTTGGTTCAACAGCCAACTCTGAAGGTCCACCGTCCCACTGTTCACAGCAAACGGTTCTGACGATAGCCTGGAGCGATGACAATCCTGGAAGGCGCTTTTACAAATGCGAAGAAAATGGATTTGTGGTTTGGCATGACAAGGAGAGACCATGCTCTTGGCAGAAGAAAAGTGTATTGGAGGCAAGGGAAAAAATCCTCACgcagaccgaagaaatcaaagCTTTGTGTGCAGCTCTCCGTCAAGCAAATGCTAAAATTGCTGCATTAGAGATTTCTCGGTCATCTGGCCCAATCAGTGAAACTTTGAAGTCCATTGAAGATCACGTCACAGTACATATCAATGAGACAGAGAGGATGGTCCGTAAACTTATACTATATTCTGGTGGGGGTTTGCCTTAGCTACGGCCTTACTCGTCTATTGTCTGAAAAAGTAGTTGTTTTGGGAAGCGTTGCTGTTCTTAACTCATGTTTATAATTTGTTTCTCTATCTACTAAATATCATCTTTAGTAGTTGCTCTTACTAGAGCGGTTGTTTTGTGTTCGTATTAAGATGTTCTATTACTTGCTACCCTTATAAAAATGCTCGACATTTGTTATTGTAATATAGCAATCGTAATGTTATGTTTCTAAATAATACATTTAAATGATCGCGTAACATACAGTAAATAAATGTGCAAATAacgtttttgttttaattcaaTATTTGCGTTGCTTCCGTCACGCTCCTCACGCGCTTTCTCTCATCGTTTTTAAATCAATTCAAGTGGGAAGATTTGCAGACAAAACGTCTCTGTCGTCTGACACATCTGACACAGCATGTTCCGTTGTAGAATCGGTATAGGGGACAGAATGGTAAGTTCTCATTCACCGATTTTATTCTATGTATTTCCAGCCAAAtagctatatatattaatagagaaacatttaaaaagttgtaacgttaagtttgtattaattaaaaaaaagtcttGTTTAGGTGTCACTTAATTAAAATGTCAATTTGGCTTACGTGGCAGCATAATAATCAATTGAAAaattagtaaatctaaaatctaattGCTATGAAAACTTATATTAACccaaatataaatgtatatgatatgataaactTAATACTCGACGATCtcattaaattaatactcgacgATCTCATTAAatgagtctttttttttttgtcatcaacttatacagactcatactgactctataaaccaaaccgagagatcttgatccatatgaacgacgaaCGACGGTTACTTCCTAACACTGTGTGCTAAACTATCCGCTCgaattttgcgtccttggtacatagatgatctctgaTCGGAGAAAACTTTCTTTCAGAATattaatatcttccaaataacttgcaaatgctggtcactcttctggttccgaaaccatcttcaccaattgagaacaatccgttacaattgagaacaatctgttgcaaacgtaacctgaaattgacgtaaatttctcatacattccattgtccAAAGTAGTGCTTCTATCTCCGCATGTAGAGGAGATAAACAAGCCCGAACATTTCTCGCCTCCAATGGCCCATCAAATCCTTCTAGAGTGCTTAGCCAACCTTGTCCAGAGAAGATATCATTCTCTTCCAtgaaccatctgtgaaacaccatcttcctggaattgaTGGAAGAGTCGTAACCTCGACCGTTGGGACTATCATGTTTCCGTTCAAtacttgtgcctcagcccagagTGTTGACTCTGTTTCTGCCAGTTTAAGCGTGTCCCTATGATCAATGtccagattactaaaaactttattattccttcctttccaaatataccatagtttccacgcaaactgatgatcatccatcTGTGGGGAAACTCTCCAGAAGAGATGATTCATATTTGTGAAAATGGAGCTTGTTGGGAAAATAGAAGGGTTTGATGGTATTTTTGAGAGAGTCCAAACCTgaagtgctggaggacattcaaaaaacacatggtttatcgaTTCCTCATCAGCTCCACATCGTAcacaacatatatccccttGTATTCCTCGCGCTTTCAAATTCTTCTTGACTGCTATACACCAtgtcaccaattgccatagaaaatgttttatcttttgtgGACACCGTATTTTCCAACAAAACGCCATCAATGCATCAACGGTGGGTCCCAACATTACAGGTGATCTTTCCCTGTCTGGGTAAACTCGTTCTAtcgatatcctgatttaaccatatatttcccgttatttgtgaaatgccatccatccctATCTACCATATGGGTTCTACTCAGTGGTATGCTTTCAATGATTTTCACATCCTGGGGATCCATCAAAGCCTGGAGTGCATGCGAGTTCTAGTAGAATCAATAAGAGAATCCACTCTTAGGTCTGGGTtgaaattgtgttgatttttatttgctggtctcgggcgagtggttgggagccatggatAGTTCCATGCAGATATATATGATCatgatcccacccttttgattagtcatttgcttACCAGATATCTAGCAGAAACGATACTCCCCGCAAGCCATATGACAGAGAATATGAACAAACTGGTTCCAGGGGTGATGCGTTCCTgtaataccgacctttgaaaactcaagaaaataaagtatttggcttCTCTATCAGACGCCATAACAGTTTACCAAGCATCAATGTATTGAAATCAGGGATATCTTTAAACCCCAGCCCTCCTTCCTCCTTATTTACacatactttgtcccatgatttccagtgcatgcctcttgtgcttcctcctggactccaccagaattgtgcgaCTGCGGTTGTCAGATTTTTTGCGGTTGCCTTAGGTAAACGATAGCAagacatcacatggtttggtAATGCCCTAACCACCAATTTTATGATCACTTCCATTCCTCCTTTTGTGAAAAGCTTAAAAGTCCAACCGTTAACCCTATTATTTAGTCGGTCATGcacaaaactaaaaacttgTATCTTGGAGCCCCCAAGATTTTTTGGAAGACCTAGGTAAGATCCCATTCCTCCAAAATTCTGGATTCCCAAAATATCTCTTAACTCCTGTCTGACCGATTCTTCAATcttgtgtccaaattgaatcGAAGACTTATCGAAATTTATAAGTTGACCTGAAACTACTTCTTATTTCTTTAAAATCCTGAAAATGGTTTGACACTCTTCTTTTTGAGCTTTGCAAAAGAAAAGGCTATCGTCCGCAAAAAGCAAATAAGATATCGATGGACATGCTCTTGCTACATTTGTTCCCGTTAATTGTCGCCCTCTCTCCGCCTTTTAAATATTTGCAAATAAAACCTCAGTAcacagaataaataaataaggagatAAAGGATCCCCTTGTCGTAATCCCCTATGTGGAACAATAAGGCCACGTGGTTGACCATTTCGTAGAACCCGATATTGAACCGATGATATACACTCCATTATTAATTTAATCCAATGAATATCAAAACCCATCTTCTGTAGTAGTGCTTTGATAAAATCCCATTCCACTCTATCATACACTTTACTCATGTCCGTCTTGATAGCCATATATTTTCCTTGACATGATTTATTAGTCCGTAATCCATTAAACATTTCCCGtgctataagaatattatcagaaATCAATGCACATTTGCCGATTGGGTTTCTGATATGAGAGAGGGTAGGCATATTTTCAGTCGCTGACATAAAACCTTCGAAATAGTTTTATACCCAACATTACATAGACTGATTGGCCTTAATTCTgtcatccttgtaggtctctccgtctttggaatcatacatatattagtaatatataaCCTTGAATCCATTATtccagaaaccaaaaaaatatttactatatcTACCAAATCCTTCTTATAATATGCCAGGAGTGTTAGAAAAAAAGAGCTGTCATGCCATCCGGTCCTGGCGCCTTCTCTGGGTGCATCATGAACAAGACTTCTCTGACCTCATTCTCCGTCGCTATTCTCAACAAACGTTGATTCATCTTATGAGTGATACTCGGTGTTACCTCTGTGAGGAAATCATCGAACTCCGTTGGTGAGGTGGTAGTAAAAAGATCTTCAAAATAGTCTACTGCCACCTTTTCCACACCAATATCCTCTGTAATCCAATTTCCCGCAGCATCATGTAGGCTGACAATCATATTGCGAACTCGTTGTTACTTAGTTAAAGCGTGATAGAATTTTGTATTAAGATCCCCATATGAA
This genomic stretch from Brassica napus cultivar Da-Ae chromosome C9, Da-Ae, whole genome shotgun sequence harbors:
- the LOC106421447 gene encoding uncharacterized protein LOC106421447, with protein sequence MLRKRTVEDRLVRIKYACLAILASVLLPTNLKMKICREHAEVIADLEEFFAYPWGRLAFDILMTSIKERDEIALSQNTIAVKGFALALQLVIVEVVPSLTEVVQEMCSSSEGDSDEEADDMSVKPKIKTLSPAHARNVDKQCDVLVRSIIDQDLLRPVEESNLSWSDEEEDEKVDNMVSLINTNFKFTESMFVGGVTKLDVVRMSQSGNFTSKARSSKKQLALSPLNDPGYIASLVIEKIKPEFQTMDGNILEACKRVDSIEGSLVGLVHSVLGKFREEMLDSVRYLVTELTKAEAGPPLTLAQQGTNATPVRDANDVTIRNILGNISAYSTPPDSPRLSQAENLTPTYNKDGLYGEAAGDNVNDSFALSAHSHNHRTPVDINQPLEVAATVHGPFVDMPSFSLGLTQEGALHWNHGISMPEIVTAVIEPTVNVVNNIEDPQQCRKSKRQKCVPQALVQDYQCGPEIVSRVQQSQKSIFAYHDRNEIDQKYASLLQQADRHYLIRVGGVSVSAKDVLVLAERSRFLTSKVVDVLIQLVQLIIRQHYPVKTLERTVFLDSKYVSGISRTFPKFYKSRKKQSFIFPKGVVQAFLDRDEANVQATRYYFPLYVGKKHWVGICVDHNCGKITVLDCNTSLFTDEMIEKHLHPHLLMLPYIVRLSREAVGSAEPKRFAVERPKNLSQIQNPCDDGLMSVLLMSSHAVYGIEACKNISTDSLVEEGKSAAVLAFEFKETV
- the LOC106421446 gene encoding uncharacterized protein LOC106421446; the protein is MYIKCHIYEDIAIAGYERQATHGVIGELMRSRYVGIGGAPRPKEIMQVMLGDHDVNISYWKAWRSREVALDYAQGSSCASYKMLPDYLERLVLANLGTLTEMETGYEAGVGHRFKYMFLALAASVRGFKQMHSVIIIDGTHLRGKYCGCLLTASAQDGNYQVFPLAIGVVDSENDKAWEWFFKMLLQFIPNTEDVVFVSDRHSSIYYGISKVYPGAQHCACILHLKRNVRTYFKNKHLSFLVGKAARAFCLPDFYGAFNEIKLMNASCAEYLQERRNGTNNGSGSFTPRVLEIIAGNFEQSGGMLASKINNIEYEVRTKEGESFHVNLSLKSCSCNVFQTLMIPCSHAISAAIKSKMRVETLVSGLYSLECLATAYKDEIFSISNTMNGEHQDSGAVDMEVLRQRPNAHQADRVKAGYYQPAK